The DNA region TCTGAGAGAATTCTTATGGTCAGAGTTGTATTGTGGAATTGTATGAGGATTATTTTTGTGGAAGATCTTAACCCTCTAACTGGTTTCTTTATGGGTCAATTTGACCCTTTTTCagagaaaatcaaaaatatcctttaaaaaggacatttaaggataaaatattctacgaaaatgtTTGTGGAAAATTTCAGGGGTCACCAAAGACaccattgttgtaaataaagctgtttacgattgataaaaaaattataattttgttttaatagtgGTTTATTATAGtatgcaaatgtttttttttttgcttcagcaGTAGTAGGACAATGGATTAAAGATTAAACTTAATATGCTTTCCTGTATTTAGCTTGACGTGAATGTTCCGATGTGTCAAGGTTTCTGTCCAAGCCACATACGTATTCAGCAAGCATTACACTTTGGGATTTCTCTTTGAATCTTTCTTCCAATACCTTTATATCCTGATGAAACCTTTCACCGTGTTCATCTGAAACCGCTCcaaggttttctttaaaaaaattgagatgaGAGTGCAGAAAATGCAGCTTTAGTGACATCTTAACGCCAATATTGTTAAAACCGATTAGCatgctttcaatattttctgctTGTTTTGTGCTTTTGAGTTTCCAAGGAATTCTGATATAACCAGCTGCATAAAGTCAAATGCTGTCTTTTGCATATCCGACAGATGAccataaaattcttcatcttgtaataattttcttatatcgGGTCCAACGAGCATTCCTAGAAAAGGTAGTTtacattaaatgaaataaattatttcctaAAACCGTATTTtaccttcttttaattttgctgcAGATAATCTGGGGAAAATTGTTTGAATGCGTTTGAAAGCATATCCTTGTGTAtttaagcttttaataaaatttttcaccacGCCCAACTTAATATGCAGCGGTGGAAGTATGACCTTATCTTTTGGGACAAGAGATTCATGGATTACAT from Bactrocera neohumeralis isolate Rockhampton unplaced genomic scaffold, APGP_CSIRO_Bneo_wtdbg2-racon-allhic-juicebox.fasta_v2 ctg6946, whole genome shotgun sequence includes:
- the LOC126767467 gene encoding uncharacterized protein LOC126767467 yields the protein MIAILTGMQTGYTKYMCFLCKWDSRATSSHYHIKYFKERKENIIGDLNVIHESLVPKDKVILPPLHIKLGVVKNFIKSLNTQGYAFKRIQTIFPRLSAAKLKEGMLVGPDIRKLLQDEEFYGHLSDMQKTAFDFMQLVISEFLGNSKAQNKQKILKAC